Genomic window (Fodinibius sp. Rm-B-1B1-1):
TTCCCTTTATACTTTTCGGCAAGCTCGTCACCCAGCTCGGTAACACGCTCTTGCAGTTCATCTTCCGTTAAATAAATCTTGAATGTTTCGCCGTTGCAGGTAACTGTCTCAGGAGTATATAATGACATGTATTATGCTAAATACTTTATTCTGAGGCAATATTTCGTGTTCTCGTCGCATTTGACCAGCTCCGAAATGGTGCCCGAGGATGACTTATTTTTTATTGGCGGAAAGATAAGAGCACAAATCGTTTCTTCAAAAGATTCTATTACCAACACTTCATCCTTATAGGCAGCACTTACTTTTCGATTCGTCAGATGATCGGCAACGGTTTGATGCCCGCTCATTCCCAATGGCTGGAATCGATCTCCGGAGTTCCATGGTCGCACCGTAACAGGCCACGAAATTTTATCAGCATCAAGATAAAGTACCTTCTCAAAGGCAGGATTTTTGTACCGCTCGACCGAAAACTCTATCTCCCCAATACTGATCGGCGACGCTTTTAGCTCCTCACGGTATAACTCCTGAGCCTCAAGACTACTATTCTCGTTTTCTCTAAGAATATAATATTCACGATCGCGGACAATGGAATAATCAGCAGTTATTTGAATCTTCTTGCCCGTTTGTAAATCAGGCAGTTCCTTGACCCGCTTTAAATTTTGCTGCGTAACATAAATACCGGGCTCATACTCTTTAAGCAGATGCAAAATCAATGCTCGTTGCAGGCCAAACTCCAACTCATCAAAGGCCTGCTTATTAATTGTTTGCTGATCGGTAATCTGCTGTGTAATACACTGCAAGGCCGAATGGTAATTCTCGGCTTCTTCTCCCATCCGCAGTATATTTTCTTCCCAACCCGGGAAAAACTCTGACAACTTTACTGTCCATTCATTACGCAAAAAATTACGCGCAAAATGTGTTTCCAAGTTAGATTGGTCGGTCCGAAACGGAATCTCATGCTGACTCGCATATTGCTCAATCTGTTGCCGTGAAATAGGTAG
Coding sequences:
- the tilS gene encoding tRNA lysidine(34) synthetase TilS: MSKSALSHIEQTVSETVKSNFTSSTPSFVIAVSGGVDSMGLLYTFYRLDISALVAHVNYQKRGKASDKDAQLVAKASQQWGFEYEIFEADPEEAQGQNFQQWARDVRYHFFRDLVAQHDADGIALAHHKDDQVETILQKLFRGAGMSSWSGMDVWDGELFRPLLPISRQQIEQYASQHEIPFRTDQSNLETHFARNFLRNEWTVKLSEFFPGWEENILRMGEEAENYHSALQCITQQITDQQTINKQAFDELEFGLQRALILHLLKEYEPGIYVTQQNLKRVKELPDLQTGKKIQITADYSIVRDREYYILRENENSSLEAQELYREELKASPISIGEIEFSVERYKNPAFEKVLYLDADKISWPVTVRPWNSGDRFQPLGMSGHQTVADHLTNRKVSAAYKDEVLVIESFEETICALIFPPIKNKSSSGTISELVKCDENTKYCLRIKYLA